From a single Mycolicibacterium moriokaense genomic region:
- a CDS encoding class I adenylate-forming enzyme family protein, which produces MAATVGSALNWWAKNKGDHVAIRVGEDQLTYREIQHWSSRLARQLVDSGVKPGDRVGLLSPNMLQWPVAALAILKTGALLVPFNARLKPAEVRKVADDSGLSALVAAPGQLATAHEAKESGREFAVLGFDTVDAVRDGEPDDFCIDRDLDDPVAVIFTSGSTGLSKGVILTNQTLLNIVLENTLTEEGFRPGTVTLLVLPLAFTPGLVYGLLVTTILGGTLIIEPELNASRAVNLIEQRQVRALFGVPVIFETISRAPEFENADLSSLQTAIVGGAAVPPDLLRRWADKGVMLRQIYGMTEAGGVATATLKDEALQHPDSCGSGSIFTDVRVMRDDGALAEAGEQGELVVRGPGVTPGYWEDSESTAAAMRDGWLHSGDVGVADAEGRITFVDRIKDLIISGGINISPVELEAAIATLDGVEEVAVIAAPDPRWGETPAAIISVAAGHEGLDAAAVIAHCEKILSDYKVPRYVVLRSEPLPRLPSGKLAKLAIREEYRDIAERYSKAR; this is translated from the coding sequence ATGGCCGCCACAGTGGGGTCCGCGTTGAACTGGTGGGCCAAGAACAAGGGCGATCACGTGGCCATCCGCGTCGGCGAGGATCAGCTGACCTACCGTGAGATCCAGCATTGGTCCAGCAGGCTGGCGCGTCAGCTGGTCGACAGCGGCGTCAAACCCGGCGATCGCGTCGGACTGCTTTCGCCCAACATGCTCCAGTGGCCCGTCGCGGCGCTGGCCATCCTCAAGACCGGGGCTCTCCTGGTGCCGTTCAACGCGCGGCTCAAGCCCGCCGAAGTACGCAAGGTCGCCGATGACTCCGGCCTGAGCGCGCTGGTGGCCGCGCCCGGGCAGCTGGCCACGGCCCACGAAGCCAAGGAGAGTGGTCGGGAATTCGCAGTCCTGGGTTTCGACACCGTTGACGCGGTACGCGACGGTGAGCCGGATGACTTCTGCATTGACCGCGATCTCGACGATCCGGTGGCGGTCATCTTCACCAGCGGATCGACCGGACTGTCCAAGGGCGTCATTCTGACCAACCAGACACTGCTGAACATCGTGCTGGAGAACACGCTCACGGAGGAGGGTTTCCGGCCCGGCACCGTGACGCTGCTGGTGCTGCCGCTGGCCTTCACACCCGGGTTGGTCTACGGGCTGCTCGTGACGACCATCTTGGGTGGCACACTGATCATCGAGCCCGAACTGAACGCGTCGCGGGCGGTGAACCTCATCGAGCAGCGCCAGGTGCGTGCCCTGTTCGGCGTGCCGGTGATTTTCGAGACCATCTCTCGGGCACCGGAATTCGAGAATGCTGACCTCAGCAGCCTGCAGACAGCGATCGTGGGTGGCGCTGCGGTGCCTCCCGATCTGCTGCGCCGGTGGGCGGACAAGGGCGTGATGCTCCGGCAGATCTACGGCATGACGGAGGCCGGTGGGGTCGCGACGGCCACCTTGAAGGACGAGGCCCTGCAGCACCCGGATTCCTGTGGCAGCGGTTCGATTTTCACCGATGTTCGGGTGATGCGAGACGACGGCGCCCTGGCTGAAGCCGGTGAGCAAGGCGAACTCGTGGTGCGGGGTCCTGGCGTCACCCCCGGCTACTGGGAGGACTCGGAGTCGACGGCGGCGGCCATGCGCGACGGCTGGCTACACAGCGGCGACGTCGGTGTGGCGGACGCCGAAGGGCGGATCACGTTCGTCGACCGGATCAAGGACCTGATCATCTCCGGCGGCATCAACATCTCTCCGGTGGAGCTCGAGGCGGCTATCGCGACCCTCGATGGTGTCGAGGAGGTGGCGGTGATCGCCGCGCCTGATCCACGGTGGGGTGAGACGCCGGCGGCGATCATTTCCGTGGCGGCGGGTCATGAGGGTTTGGACGCAGCCGCCGTGATCGCACACTGCGAGAAGATCCTTTCCGATTACAAGGTTCCTCGCTACGTGGTGCTGCGTTCGGAGCCGTTGCCCCGGCTGCCCAGCGGCAAGCTCGCCAAACTGGCGATCCGCGAGGAATACCGCGACATCGCCGAGCGCTACAGCAAGGCGCGTTGA
- a CDS encoding aldehyde dehydrogenase family protein translates to MSGPAAVEGRPSETAERPPITVRCPADGRDVGTVPDLGSDDIAAICADLRRAQPEWEALGPRGRSAHLLRWLDWLLDNERRLLTLVQQETGKSWADASLEMSVAVDVINYFTANAERFLADRKVKPAGVANAVRKLRVQVRPHQLVGLITPWNGPLGGPMMDVVGALVAGAAVVSKPSEVTPLTWSEVVRGWRDEIGAPPVLAVATGGREAGAAVVDEVDMVMFTGSVRTGRSIAVRCAERLIPCSLELGGKDALIVLADADIERAAKAAVWGGMTNSGQACVGVERVYVEAPVYDEFVARVTEKVKALRQGMDAPGSFASDIGVMVTPSQVDIVAEHVADAVAKGARVLTGGERIPGNGFAPTVLVDVDHSMRCMREETFGPTLAIMRVADGDEAVRLANDSEYGLSSSLWTRDRRKADRISRRIEAGSVSINNALVATFQLPIPMGGWKNSGLGTRFGGPQGVLKYCRQQSVVEERLSLKSEPLWYPVVPARSRLIARAVRLLGAHDWRRRLGRRGR, encoded by the coding sequence ATGTCAGGCCCAGCTGCAGTCGAGGGGCGACCGAGTGAGACGGCGGAGCGCCCACCGATCACCGTCCGGTGTCCCGCCGACGGTCGTGACGTCGGGACGGTGCCCGACCTGGGTAGCGACGACATCGCCGCGATCTGCGCGGACCTGCGCCGGGCTCAGCCGGAATGGGAGGCCCTCGGGCCCCGCGGTCGCAGTGCGCACCTGTTGCGGTGGTTGGACTGGTTGCTCGACAACGAGCGGCGGCTCTTGACCCTCGTCCAGCAGGAAACGGGGAAGTCGTGGGCCGACGCATCGTTGGAGATGTCCGTCGCGGTCGACGTCATCAACTACTTCACCGCCAACGCCGAACGCTTCCTCGCCGACCGCAAGGTCAAGCCTGCGGGCGTCGCAAACGCCGTGCGCAAGCTGCGCGTGCAGGTGCGCCCCCATCAGCTGGTCGGCCTGATCACCCCGTGGAACGGGCCGTTGGGCGGACCGATGATGGACGTCGTCGGTGCGTTGGTCGCCGGCGCCGCTGTGGTGTCTAAACCCTCGGAGGTCACGCCCCTGACGTGGTCCGAGGTGGTCCGCGGCTGGCGCGACGAGATCGGCGCCCCGCCCGTGTTGGCGGTGGCGACCGGCGGACGAGAAGCCGGCGCGGCGGTCGTCGACGAAGTCGACATGGTGATGTTCACCGGATCGGTTCGCACGGGACGGTCGATCGCGGTGCGGTGCGCCGAACGCCTGATTCCCTGCAGTCTCGAGCTCGGCGGCAAAGATGCGCTGATTGTGTTGGCGGACGCCGACATCGAGCGCGCCGCCAAAGCGGCGGTGTGGGGCGGGATGACCAACTCGGGACAGGCGTGCGTCGGTGTGGAACGGGTCTACGTGGAGGCTCCTGTGTACGACGAATTCGTTGCGCGGGTGACGGAAAAGGTCAAGGCCCTGCGACAGGGGATGGACGCGCCGGGAAGCTTCGCGTCTGACATCGGCGTGATGGTGACGCCGAGTCAGGTGGACATCGTCGCCGAGCATGTCGCCGATGCTGTCGCGAAGGGCGCGCGAGTCCTCACAGGTGGTGAACGCATACCAGGCAATGGCTTTGCGCCGACGGTGTTGGTCGATGTCGACCACAGCATGCGGTGTATGCGCGAGGAGACGTTCGGTCCGACGCTGGCGATCATGCGGGTTGCCGACGGCGACGAGGCCGTCAGGCTCGCCAACGACTCCGAGTACGGCCTGAGTTCCAGCCTCTGGACCCGTGACCGCCGCAAGGCCGACCGGATCTCCCGGCGCATCGAAGCTGGATCGGTGTCGATCAACAACGCTCTCGTCGCGACGTTCCAGCTGCCAATTCCGATGGGAGGGTGGAAGAACTCCGGACTCGGCACGCGGTTCGGCGGACCGCAAGGCGTACTCAAATACTGCCGTCAGCAGTCGGTGGTGGAGGAGCGCCTGTCGCTCAAGTCCGAACCGCTGTGGTATCCGGTGGTGCCTGCTCGGTCCCGGTTGATTGCGCGCGCCGTCAGGCTGCTAGGTGCCCACGACTGGCGACGCCGGTTAGGTAGACGCGGGCGATAA
- a CDS encoding TetR family transcriptional regulator, which translates to MVRPSKPLISRSAAVEASIEIIDKEGLSGLTLPALAAHLGVRAPSLYHHFSSKDEILIAVARHIAGKSVIRPRRPPGPDWPEYFVSLGLNFRQSVLRHRNAATILIEHLPRETLIPGFEDAARFLHDSGVPVHLHVQILDGVETLCVGAVLAEAARRPRTRQALFPSVNAEDHPNLTAALEANELTVKELFAERIRSFLYGVMVNDTYERATEETSA; encoded by the coding sequence ATGGTTCGGCCCTCCAAGCCGCTGATCAGCCGATCGGCCGCCGTCGAAGCCTCGATCGAGATCATCGATAAAGAGGGTCTCTCCGGCTTGACCTTGCCGGCGCTCGCCGCCCATCTCGGCGTGCGGGCCCCATCGCTTTATCACCACTTCAGCAGCAAGGACGAGATTCTGATCGCGGTGGCGCGCCACATCGCGGGTAAGTCCGTCATTCGGCCGCGACGCCCACCAGGGCCGGACTGGCCCGAGTACTTCGTCAGCCTGGGGCTGAACTTCCGCCAGTCGGTGCTGCGGCATCGAAACGCGGCGACAATTCTCATCGAGCACCTGCCACGGGAAACGCTCATCCCCGGCTTCGAAGACGCCGCGCGCTTCCTGCACGATTCGGGTGTGCCGGTGCATCTGCACGTGCAGATCCTCGACGGCGTCGAAACGCTCTGCGTCGGCGCCGTGCTGGCCGAAGCGGCTCGCCGTCCACGTACCCGGCAAGCCCTCTTTCCCTCGGTGAATGCCGAGGATCATCCGAACCTCACCGCGGCGCTGGAAGCGAACGAACTCACTGTCAAGGAGTTGTTCGCCGAGCGGATCCGCAGCTTCCTCTATGGCGTGATGGTCAACGACACCTACGAGCGCGCCACCGAGGAAACGTCGGCCTGA
- a CDS encoding Zn-ribbon domain-containing OB-fold protein, giving the protein MSTHLDATVPNDLASIVEAHGKSVAAGDNPAVLADFLPDRIGQLIASADVPTRLKAAEVQRITDVGDERFDAVIRYTKPDDTWLELRSRWVRYRDGSWRVFSVRNIPETAPWIDLTGPAWDGVDAPHWDGLREGRLLMQRCPHCATWIWSPRPICPTCHSFETAWEPVEPVGTIYSWTRTWQAFTPEATGHLPYVVVLVELPHAGGRRLLGVLENADGITPRIGTAVRGTIEQPPDDEHWPLIRWHLEGDQQ; this is encoded by the coding sequence GTGAGCACCCACCTCGACGCCACCGTTCCCAATGACTTGGCCAGCATCGTGGAGGCTCACGGCAAATCGGTTGCCGCTGGGGATAATCCCGCGGTGCTGGCCGATTTCCTTCCAGACCGCATCGGTCAGCTGATCGCATCCGCCGACGTGCCTACCCGGCTCAAGGCTGCCGAGGTGCAGCGCATCACCGACGTCGGAGACGAGCGCTTCGACGCGGTGATCCGCTACACCAAACCCGATGACACCTGGTTGGAATTGCGCAGCCGATGGGTGCGGTACCGCGACGGCAGTTGGCGGGTGTTCAGCGTCCGCAACATCCCCGAGACCGCGCCGTGGATCGACCTCACCGGCCCCGCCTGGGACGGCGTGGACGCGCCGCACTGGGACGGCCTGCGGGAGGGCCGGCTGCTCATGCAGCGGTGCCCACACTGTGCGACCTGGATCTGGTCTCCGCGACCGATCTGCCCCACCTGCCACAGCTTCGAAACCGCCTGGGAGCCTGTTGAACCCGTCGGCACCATCTACTCGTGGACGCGCACGTGGCAGGCGTTCACCCCGGAGGCCACCGGCCACCTGCCGTATGTGGTGGTGCTCGTTGAACTGCCGCATGCCGGCGGACGCCGACTGCTCGGCGTGCTCGAAAACGCCGACGGGATCACCCCGAGGATCGGAACCGCGGTGCGCGGAACGATCGAACAACCCCCCGACGACGAGCACTGGCCGCTGATCCGGTGGCATCTGGAGGGAGACCAGCAGTGA
- a CDS encoding aldehyde dehydrogenase — protein sequence MTSSTDTPRLFIGGEFREASKVIPVWEAATGEHLADGPCATEADIDDAVSAANGPDAKAWSTATPSDRVELLKGFAAALRSRAADTATLVSRENGMPITLSRMANGAFPAALVNYYAKLIAAWEPEEIRPALIGHTIVRHEPIGVVGAITPWNYPQPLAVMKIAPALAAGCSVVLKAAPETSLDAMVFAEAAAEAGLPAGVLNVVPGDAAAGTHLVSHPDVDKVAFTGSTAAGRAIGAECGRLIRPVTLELGGKSAAVILDDADLDATIAGLRSASFVNNGQTCHLSSRILVPRSRYGEFVDAIATLAKEMVVGDPLADDTEIGPLVSGRQRDRVLDYIEVGKREGAKLLAGGGIPQDQPRGWFVEPTVFADVDNSYRIAQEEIFGPVVVVIPYTDDREAVRIANTTEFGLAGTVWSQDVERATNIAREMHTGTVGVNDYQLDIQAPFGGVKASGLGRELGPEGLAAYRVAKSIYRVGPADN from the coding sequence ATGACCTCATCCACCGACACGCCACGACTGTTCATCGGCGGCGAATTCCGCGAAGCCTCAAAGGTGATTCCGGTATGGGAGGCCGCAACCGGCGAACATCTCGCCGATGGGCCGTGCGCCACCGAAGCTGATATCGACGACGCCGTCTCAGCCGCCAACGGGCCCGACGCGAAGGCATGGTCCACCGCGACCCCGAGCGACCGCGTGGAATTGTTGAAGGGATTCGCGGCGGCGCTGCGGTCACGGGCAGCGGACACCGCGACGCTCGTGAGTCGGGAGAATGGCATGCCGATCACGTTGTCCCGCATGGCGAACGGCGCCTTCCCCGCAGCTCTCGTCAACTATTACGCCAAACTCATCGCGGCTTGGGAGCCCGAGGAGATTCGCCCCGCCCTGATCGGGCACACCATTGTTCGACATGAGCCGATCGGTGTGGTCGGGGCGATCACGCCATGGAACTACCCTCAGCCACTCGCGGTCATGAAGATCGCGCCGGCGCTGGCCGCCGGGTGCAGTGTCGTCCTCAAGGCGGCCCCGGAGACGTCGCTGGACGCGATGGTGTTCGCGGAGGCCGCCGCGGAGGCGGGGCTGCCTGCCGGCGTCCTCAACGTCGTTCCGGGCGACGCGGCGGCAGGCACACACCTCGTCAGCCATCCCGACGTCGACAAAGTCGCCTTCACGGGGTCGACCGCCGCGGGGCGGGCCATCGGTGCCGAATGCGGCAGGCTGATCCGTCCCGTCACCTTGGAACTCGGCGGCAAGTCGGCCGCGGTGATCCTCGACGACGCCGATCTGGACGCCACCATCGCGGGATTGCGCTCGGCATCGTTCGTCAACAACGGCCAGACCTGCCACCTCAGTTCACGGATCCTGGTTCCCCGCTCACGGTACGGCGAATTCGTCGACGCGATCGCAACACTCGCCAAGGAGATGGTCGTTGGCGATCCACTGGCGGACGACACCGAGATCGGCCCTCTCGTCAGCGGCCGGCAGCGGGATCGGGTTCTCGACTACATCGAGGTGGGGAAACGCGAGGGTGCCAAACTGCTTGCCGGCGGGGGTATTCCACAAGATCAACCGCGGGGCTGGTTCGTCGAGCCCACGGTGTTCGCCGATGTCGACAATTCGTACCGTATCGCCCAGGAGGAGATCTTCGGGCCCGTCGTGGTCGTCATCCCCTACACCGACGACCGTGAGGCGGTACGCATCGCGAATACCACCGAATTCGGGTTGGCGGGCACGGTCTGGTCTCAGGACGTCGAACGCGCGACGAACATCGCCCGCGAAATGCACACGGGCACGGTAGGCGTGAACGACTACCAGCTCGACATCCAAGCACCCTTCGGCGGAGTCAAAGCCAGCGGACTGGGACGCGAACTCGGCCCCGAAGGCCTTGCGGCGTACCGCGTGGCCAAGTCGATCTATCGTGTGGGGCCTGCTGACAACTAG
- a CDS encoding thiolase C-terminal domain-containing protein — translation MSSGFRGATAVVGVGTTDYLRRGTSELTSSQLVLQAILAACADAGCDPRTIDGFVSYSEDSSEGLAIGAALGVHEVRWSTQIWGGGGGALAAAVNCAAAAVYSGQARCVAVYRGLSEAVDGRRAFAKGHLGTLYTAHGVMAPPQICALRTQRMLEVDGVPPSALEAVAMASYHHAQNNPRAVAFGKPLDHDLYENSRFITEPLHLYDCSRENDGAAAILVAATDRHGEFAGTPAVILSGVQGAAAGWTESTENEERYTSAGFHPEMVRRLWDGAGIGAADVDVAQVYENFTGPAVAAMIDHGLCPPGPEAGEFMTVDNLTVERGRLPINTSGGNMAEGFVHGIGLAVEAVRQIRGGSPNPVAGADISLLIGGPMAPLVSSTVFGSLQTV, via the coding sequence GTGAGTAGCGGTTTCCGGGGTGCGACCGCGGTCGTCGGCGTCGGGACGACCGACTATCTGCGTCGCGGCACCAGCGAGCTCACCTCATCGCAACTGGTGCTGCAGGCGATCCTCGCCGCCTGCGCGGACGCGGGCTGCGACCCCCGCACCATCGACGGGTTCGTGTCCTACTCCGAGGACTCGTCGGAAGGGTTGGCGATCGGCGCAGCCCTGGGCGTCCACGAGGTCCGGTGGTCGACGCAGATCTGGGGCGGCGGGGGCGGAGCGCTCGCAGCGGCCGTCAACTGCGCGGCCGCAGCCGTTTACAGCGGCCAGGCCCGCTGCGTCGCCGTGTACCGTGGCCTGTCCGAAGCCGTGGACGGGCGTCGCGCGTTCGCCAAGGGACACCTGGGCACGCTCTACACCGCGCACGGCGTCATGGCGCCGCCGCAGATCTGCGCGCTGCGCACCCAGCGGATGCTCGAGGTCGACGGGGTACCGCCGTCGGCGCTGGAGGCCGTCGCGATGGCCAGCTACCACCACGCTCAGAACAATCCGCGGGCGGTGGCATTCGGGAAACCGCTCGACCACGACCTTTATGAGAACAGCAGGTTCATCACCGAGCCGCTGCACCTCTACGACTGCTCTCGCGAAAATGACGGTGCAGCAGCGATTCTCGTCGCCGCAACAGACCGGCATGGCGAGTTCGCAGGCACGCCCGCCGTGATCCTGTCAGGTGTGCAGGGCGCGGCGGCGGGGTGGACCGAGTCGACGGAGAACGAGGAGCGCTACACGTCAGCGGGTTTTCATCCGGAGATGGTGCGGCGACTGTGGGACGGCGCGGGCATCGGCGCCGCCGACGTCGACGTCGCCCAGGTGTACGAGAACTTCACCGGCCCTGCGGTCGCCGCGATGATCGACCACGGGCTGTGCCCGCCGGGCCCCGAAGCCGGCGAGTTCATGACGGTCGACAACCTGACCGTCGAGCGGGGCAGGCTGCCGATCAACACGTCGGGCGGCAACATGGCCGAAGGATTTGTTCACGGCATCGGCCTCGCCGTAGAGGCCGTGCGCCAAATTCGCGGTGGCTCACCGAATCCCGTCGCAGGAGCGGATATCTCACTGCTGATCGGTGGGCCCATGGCGCCGCTCGTCAGCTCGACGGTGTTCGGTAGCCTGCAAACAGTCTGA
- a CDS encoding aromatic ring-hydroxylating oxygenase subunit alpha, producing MTTSLPRQDRIRRALELLRNETTDKFDDVVGFSADEFTDPVLAQQERDLIFGKVPSIVAHGSEIAKPYDFLTVAMPRNNIIVARQKDGGVKAFVNLCRHRGALLEENEKGRCRFFSCPYHRWSYDPDGSLRMVTRDNTFGEIDRKEHGLIEIPCEERHGFIWVVDNAHAEIDVAAWLGPEMDAILAGYQLDKLVCAKSAGFEEPTNWKIMQDAFLDGYHIQYAHPNTAGKIIHTNVMAFEDFGRHCRFIAPRKSIDRWLEEDPGDTPLDKYVTETHFLLPNSTLLRQPDHFQLLTFRPDQKDPAKSRMEQRLMVPSIEDSGMEEEHWNKLWEKNWQILLAVLHSEDFPLLRNSQRGMASADAGDMLLGRNETANQVFRRETKKLLAEGAAS from the coding sequence ATGACCACCTCATTGCCCCGTCAGGACCGGATCCGCCGCGCACTCGAGCTGTTACGCAACGAGACCACCGACAAGTTCGACGACGTGGTCGGCTTCTCCGCCGACGAGTTCACCGATCCGGTACTCGCGCAGCAGGAACGCGACCTGATCTTCGGTAAGGTGCCCTCGATCGTGGCGCACGGCTCGGAGATCGCCAAGCCGTACGACTTCCTGACCGTCGCGATGCCGCGCAACAACATCATCGTGGCGCGTCAGAAGGACGGCGGTGTCAAGGCTTTCGTCAACCTGTGCCGTCACCGCGGCGCGCTGCTCGAGGAGAACGAGAAGGGTCGCTGCCGATTCTTCTCCTGCCCGTATCACCGGTGGTCCTACGATCCCGACGGTTCACTGCGCATGGTGACCCGTGACAACACCTTCGGTGAGATCGACCGCAAAGAGCATGGCCTCATCGAGATTCCGTGCGAGGAGCGGCACGGGTTCATCTGGGTCGTCGACAATGCGCACGCCGAGATCGATGTCGCTGCGTGGCTGGGCCCGGAGATGGATGCGATCCTCGCCGGCTACCAGTTGGACAAACTCGTATGCGCCAAGTCCGCCGGCTTCGAGGAGCCGACCAATTGGAAGATCATGCAGGACGCCTTCCTCGACGGCTACCACATCCAATACGCCCACCCCAATACCGCGGGCAAGATCATCCACACCAACGTGATGGCGTTCGAGGACTTCGGAAGGCACTGCCGTTTCATCGCGCCGCGCAAGTCGATCGACAGGTGGCTCGAGGAGGATCCCGGCGACACGCCGCTGGACAAGTACGTTACCGAGACGCATTTCCTCCTGCCCAACAGCACGTTGTTGCGCCAGCCCGATCATTTCCAGTTGCTCACGTTCCGTCCGGATCAGAAGGACCCGGCGAAGTCGCGCATGGAGCAGCGGCTGATGGTGCCCTCGATCGAGGACTCCGGCATGGAGGAGGAGCACTGGAACAAGTTGTGGGAGAAGAACTGGCAGATCCTGCTCGCCGTTCTGCACAGCGAGGACTTCCCCTTGCTGCGTAACTCGCAACGCGGGATGGCCAGCGCCGATGCCGGTGACATGCTGCTGGGGCGCAACGAAACGGCGAACCAGGTGTTCCGCCGCGAGACCAAGAAGCTGCTCGCCGAAGGGGCAGCGTCGTAG
- a CDS encoding TetR/AcrR family transcriptional regulator has protein sequence MARPAKPLISRTAAIHAALEVIDADGLGAFSLPRLAAHMGVRAPSLYHHFRSRDEIMLGVARHIAGPAVATSGLSPGPDWPEHFVVLASNFRKSILRYPKAAPLLLHYPPRDLVLGGYEGAINFLRDSGVPDELHIRIIDGMETLAVGAVLIEAIDAAQNRSRSFRGVDPARAPMLADAVEACRLGPDELFEAKVRGFLRGVVRQIPNACSINAP, from the coding sequence ATGGCACGTCCGGCCAAGCCGCTCATCAGCAGAACGGCTGCCATTCACGCCGCGCTCGAAGTCATCGATGCCGACGGCCTTGGCGCGTTCAGTCTTCCGCGACTGGCAGCGCACATGGGTGTACGCGCACCGTCGCTGTACCACCACTTCCGCAGTAGGGACGAAATCATGCTCGGGGTCGCGCGCCACATCGCAGGCCCCGCCGTCGCAACATCCGGTCTGTCGCCGGGACCGGACTGGCCTGAACACTTCGTGGTGCTCGCGTCCAACTTTCGGAAATCCATTCTGAGATATCCGAAGGCGGCACCGCTCCTGTTGCATTACCCGCCACGCGATTTGGTCCTTGGCGGGTACGAAGGCGCGATCAACTTCCTGCGCGATTCGGGAGTTCCGGACGAACTGCACATCAGGATCATCGACGGCATGGAAACGTTGGCGGTGGGCGCCGTGCTCATCGAGGCGATCGACGCCGCCCAAAACAGATCGAGAAGCTTCCGCGGCGTGGATCCAGCGCGCGCGCCGATGCTGGCCGACGCCGTCGAGGCATGCCGGCTCGGGCCCGACGAGCTATTCGAGGCCAAGGTGCGCGGCTTCCTGAGGGGTGTGGTACGCCAGATCCCGAATGCATGCTCCATCAATGCCCCATGA
- a CDS encoding TetR/AcrR family transcriptional regulator: MPRRKDGSGLSRDVDEAREQILAAAEVVILRYGIPKTTMDDIGREAGVSRPTVYRYFGDREALVGALIERRSRMLFERARTFILSHETFAEQLIEGLVYLVDHGRKDPIVRILVSPEHMGMTRPIVGGSNLATNLTAEMWEPIFRRAMERGEVRRDLDIAAVAEWLALVQFILVGRLDFASPEDPNHREMLRTFVLPAFSLSGERVTA; encoded by the coding sequence ATGCCGCGGCGCAAGGACGGCTCCGGCCTGAGCAGAGACGTCGATGAAGCACGCGAACAGATACTCGCTGCCGCCGAGGTCGTGATCCTGCGTTATGGGATCCCCAAGACCACGATGGATGACATCGGCAGGGAAGCCGGGGTTTCCCGCCCGACGGTGTACCGCTACTTCGGCGATCGCGAGGCGCTGGTGGGTGCGCTCATCGAACGCCGTTCGCGGATGCTGTTCGAGCGTGCGCGCACGTTCATTCTGAGTCACGAGACATTCGCCGAGCAGCTGATCGAAGGGCTGGTCTACCTGGTCGATCACGGTCGCAAGGATCCCATCGTTCGCATTCTCGTCAGCCCCGAACACATGGGCATGACTAGGCCGATCGTCGGCGGTTCGAATCTGGCGACCAATCTCACTGCCGAGATGTGGGAGCCGATCTTCCGCCGGGCGATGGAGCGGGGTGAGGTACGCCGCGACCTCGACATCGCCGCTGTCGCCGAATGGCTTGCGCTGGTTCAATTCATCCTCGTGGGCAGGCTCGACTTCGCCAGCCCCGAGGATCCCAACCACCGTGAGATGTTGAGAACGTTTGTGCTGCCTGCCTTCTCGCTGTCCGGCGAACGGGTGACCGCCTGA
- a CDS encoding ferredoxin gives MKVRLERSKCAGHAQCYAVDPDLFPIDDEGYSILENHEVAPGDEQLIRDGVASCPELALIIDEN, from the coding sequence ATGAAAGTCCGCCTGGAACGCTCCAAGTGCGCGGGACACGCCCAGTGCTATGCGGTCGACCCCGACCTCTTCCCCATCGACGACGAGGGCTACTCGATTCTCGAGAATCACGAGGTGGCCCCCGGCGACGAGCAATTGATTCGCGACGGTGTCGCGTCCTGCCCCGAATTGGCACTCATCATCGACGAGAACTGA
- a CDS encoding SDR family oxidoreductase, with translation MLDPFRHNGSATYITGADSGSGAGFAAARSGPQVVVAGRRRQKTAAAVRDINRSHRIMSTITPVSRVAPISTESQVDFRWVIEVNLFSANSAKRACGRLMRSGRSLGRIATRRAMDTAAMLVATAASSYTTGSTTAVDGGTSGS, from the coding sequence GTGCTCGATCCGTTCAGGCACAACGGATCCGCGACGTACATCACGGGCGCGGACAGCGGGTCGGGAGCCGGATTCGCCGCAGCACGGTCCGGCCCTCAAGTCGTCGTCGCAGGCCGGCGGCGGCAAAAAACCGCCGCAGCGGTACGGGACATCAACCGCTCGCACCGCATCATGTCCACCATCACCCCTGTCTCCCGCGTCGCGCCGATCTCGACCGAAAGCCAGGTCGACTTCCGCTGGGTGATCGAGGTCAACCTATTCAGTGCAAACTCGGCCAAGCGAGCGTGCGGAAGGCTGATGCGTAGCGGCCGCTCGCTCGGCCGCATTGCCACCCGGCGCGCAATGGATACCGCCGCAATGCTTGTCGCGACTGCGGCGTCCAGCTACACCACGGGCTCCACCACCGCCGTTGACGGCGGCACATCAGGTTCCTGA